GGCCACATTTACAGTGGAAAGCCAGCGTTACCACAGGCAGTGGTGGACTGCACATTGGGAGCACCGGAGGCCTGAGGGTCTTTTTGGCCTTGAACAGATAACTTGATGAGCAATAATATAGCAAGCAGGAATGAGGTGAGAGACCTTTTAAATCCACTAATCTGGCAACCGACATAATCACGTCATACTTGGTGTCGCTACGCACAGAGCAGCCGAAGATATTACAGCTCTGCTATCTGAAATCATTGTAGCAGCCCTGCACCCGCTTCTGATAATATTATAACAAGTCGCTggtgaaatgtcaaaaacaaaaaaaaactgaggtaTGAACAGAACTGTGGCTTAAAAACCTAGGTCCGAACCTGTAACTACTCCTCTCTATAAAGTCCAAGACTCCAGCTGTAACGTGAATGGACAAAAACTGTAATATTGACATAAATGTTGTATTACAAAGTAATAATACTACAATTTCTCTACCTTCAGGTTGAGTCTCGGGTCCTCAATCAGTGCTCTAAGGTCACTGATTTGGGGAATGCGCACCGTCTTGATGGCAATGTGGCGCTTCCCTCTGCAGGCATCAGCAGCCAGTGACACGTTGAGCGGCCCACATCTCTTTCCACACTCCCCCTCATCAGTCAGAACCAGGCTCTGCTCATCTGGGCCCAGAGGAACCTCACATACAGGAGGGGAGCACAGAGACCGGCCTAAAGACAGAACCGAACAATACAACCCACTGtaacaacaaatagaaaaaatgtAAACCCCAGCAACAATCAAATATTACTGTAGCTCAAATATCAACATGTGAATAGAAGCAGGACAAGGTGACAAAGTGCACAgagaaataatatttttgtttaatatttaaacctgcaattaaaataagttttgaATGATTGGATTATAATCAGATAAAGTGAAAGTACAGGTATAGATGCAGCAACGACACATTGACGATGGATAGTGAAGCACAATACAACAGTGTCAAAGATGGCTACCATCTTCCTTTAAGTGTAATCAGGATACAATAATATCTAAATACAATCGAGACATATTGTAATGCCAGGTGTAAATGGAGTGGCAAAGATGCATGTCCCTTACTAGCTCCTCTGCGGAACAGCTTGTCAGTGGAGTGGTTGGCAGGATGAGGTCGGATGTAATTCTCCAAACTGATGAGATGACAGTGGTACAGGGACCTCAACAGGTCTCTGGCTGCACCCATCATTACCCTCCTCTCAGCCAGGCTACGACTCTGCACCAGCCGAGGAAGCAGGGCCGACTGGACGTGGAACAGGGGTTCAAACAGGTAGAAGACCTGGGATGTATATACAAAAATTCAAAGATAATAATATGTAATAGTCCTAAGTGCAGAATGAGATTTTCTAGGTGCAATCAATACAATTTTAGTGACCAACCCCATTGCTTGTGCAATCAATAAATTGATTGCTTAAACCTGAAGTCGTCATAAAGTAATAGAAAAGCATGTTCAAGTTAAGCATCTTTGAATGAGTGTatgattgtattttttattgttgatgATAAATGTATATTACATTCTAACCTCTGGATGCTGGTTGAACAGCTGACCCACAAAGGAGGATCCGCTCCGTGTGGTCGCCAGGATGAGGATGTGGGTTCTCTTGTTGGCATCATATGTGGGGAGAGAGAAGGTAGGGGAAGATGGGGTGTTGGAGAGGATCTCATCACACCCTCGGTCCGAGCCCTCCAGTGTCAGATCTTTGAGGCTGCAGTTGACTGCTTGGCCAGTGGATGCCAGACCCACAGAGCACAGTAGGCTTAAGGGCTTGGTGGAGAAGGTGCGGATGGCAGTGTACTGGATAGCTATGGAAGCTAATGCTAGCAGGACCATGGATTTCCACGAACACTGCATGATGGCTAAGCAGATGGATCGGTGAGCCACAGCGCTCTCTGTCAGACAGggggacaaacacaaacagacatgagGAGCTAAGGAAATAATATTAAGACTGCTGTTTTCGTTTTATtcttagaaaacagaaaaaaggaatCTGATCTGTAGTGACTAAGCACATGTGCAAATTGCCCAAAAACATAACAGCTTCTGAGTGCTACCTCATTGAAGATGTCTCGCAAAATGAGGGTGTGCCAAGACTtcaaatttaaacataaattTACAGAATTGCCCAATAACAGATTAGcttactttaaatacatttggatGAAATAACAGCAGACAAATGCAGTCACTCCCCTGCTTGTACCATTACCATTGTGGCCATTCAAAACCACTCACCAatcctaattctaaccctaacatCCACCCAGACCTCACTCTAATCCAAAACCTCATTCTAACACTAACCCTCACCCAAACCTCACTCTAATCCCAAACCTCAATCTAACACTAACCCTCACCCAAACCTCACTCTAATCCCAAACCTCAATCTAACACTAACCCTCACCCAAACCTCACTCTAATCCCAAACCTCAATCTAACCCTAATACTCAACCAAACCTCACTCTAATCCCAAACCTCATTCTAATCCTAAATCTAACCCCAAACCTAATTCTAGCCCTTACCTGAACCtcattctaaccctaaccctcatccAAACTCCATTCTAAACCTTGCACAAACCTTAACAATAACCCAATCCGTATTTAACCCAGAAACAAGCCTTTGGAAAAAGAGAGGACCAGTCAAAATGTTCACACAttccataataataataacaacatgctcctcaaacacacacacacacacacactccaaaacAGATTCCACCACCAaatatctatccatccatcagtgACGGCTACATATTAGCACACCATGGCAGGAGCTAACCACAGTGCCATGTCCTTGCATCACATCGCTTCTCTCTCCTCGCTCGGTGAACAGGAGAGCACGCAGCCTCCCCTCCAGGCTGCTGGAGCCGTCAGTCTCCCCACACACCACAGACAGCGGCCGCGGGCCTTACCTCACGTTCCTCTCCTCCGTGTTCTGGCCGTCAGCGGGAGGCGGCGGGCTGCCTGCGGAggcatgctgctgctgatgctgctgctgctgctgctgctgatgctgcggCGAACCTCCGCCGCTGGTGCAGACAACAGCCCGCGTCTGTCTGCGAGCCGCACACGGAGGGTGAGGACATGACGCTGCGGGCAGGAGACAATAACACAGACGTTAACCAACGTTCAGGAGCCACCAGTCACATCAACGGGGTGCTGGTACCACAAGCTAGTACATGCTATTCAGGTCCCTATGACTCTATCCATCACTGCCGTGCTGCACCCCCTCtctgacctcctcctccacgcGCGCGCACATATACTCAGGCACacacctatctatctatccatctatctatccatctatctatccatctatctatccatctatccatctatctatccatctatctatccatctatccatctatctatccatctatctatctatctatctatctatctatccagcTACATATCTATTTGtccatatatctatctatctatccatctatccatctatctatccagcTATATATCTATTTGTCTAtatatctaactatctatctatccatctatctatccatctatccatctatctatccagcTATATATCTATTTGTCTAtataactatctatctatctatctatctatctatctatctatctatctatctatctatctatctatctatctatgtatccatctatccatctatctatccagctttatatctattatctatatgtctatctaactatctatctatctatccatctatctattatcCATatttttatctatctatctatcatataTATTCACCAACATCCAAAGAAGACAGCCTTTTTCAGTTAGAGaaatgataagataagattgaCTTTgttcatcccacactggggaaatttcaacattacagcagcagaagggcattaggatagaaaaaaattaaaatatagaaataaaaaataagaataaaaatatacatatgtacAACTGATATCTTTACTTTCTCTCTATTCCAAACAGAAGCCTCAAAATCCCCCAAGATCTTAattttcagccatttttttATTACTTGTTTTGAAAAACAAGTAATTATTAGCACCTTTGTATCCACTGCATAGAAAAAGTTGAAATATTATGAGTCTCTGAAAAactcacatttttttctgtacCTGTACATTTCAAGCCTAGtaacacacccagacacacccAGGTTCATGAAGTCCAATGTGACCAGAGCTGCTCAAACCTATACATCATGAAAACCAAACAACCACTGCACAAACAGTTGGCCCAACACAGGGCAGCCAGTTCCTCAGGCCACAACTCAGCAGTTCACTTACACCTCCAGGACAAGGGACACTTTTTTGAGGATGGTAATATGCAAATTTTGGCCAGAGAAGACAGGTGTAAAAGAGGAGTGAAAGAAGTCCTCTTTGTTGACATGGACAATCACACTTAACAGAGGAGACACCAAGTCTCAGCTACCTACAATGCTCTCCTCAGACAGCTCAACACCCCAACTCCAGTGACCCTAATGATTCACACAAAAGTAGGATGGGTCGCCAACTTACAGGTATTAACATTGACTCGGAGGACCCCGACAACCCACTAGCTGGAGGGAGGTCAACAACCTGCCTGTTTTACATAGCCACTCACTATACCCAAAACCTCCCATCAGTCAGttagaactgaagaagcctcttggatgaaatgtgaaatgtcttcgagaaacacaagcaagtccagttgtCTGTACGTACACATACAACTTCTGAAGACACAGCTTTGTTTGTATTCTCATAGAGAAAGttctgcacatagatgcactgtatgaatatgtgtatgtgtgtgtgtgaaagtgtaactgtactgtaaagtgctttgagtggatTTGagaagcactatataaatacagacaatttacCATTTATTGTATCTTTCATTGGATGCCAGACTGATTatactacacaaacacagaatcaaataataatgattaaataaGTATTATATTGTCCCTCTAATGGCTTTGTCATCACACAGAAATCAGTCAACTGTAGTAGCTAGTATTTACCCCTAGAtggcagcacatcaacactgacaaAGCTTGTAGCTGTGTCTCAACAAACCCAATCATGTGAGAGCTGTTTCACTGCCACATTAAGtgacaagattttttttaaaatatcatttaaaCCATTTACATATCATAGTTGATAATCAATCATAGTTACTGGGAACTGGTTGTGTGACGTCTTCTGTGCTAATAAAGTCTCTTTTGGTTCTCTGTTGAGGTTTTTTGATGCACACTCAGCTGCTGCTTTCAGTTAAACAGCTTCAAAAGTCTGCTTCCTGTGCTGCACCAAATAGAAGACAAAATTAGCaactagctggtgaacatagtgaACAAGTAGAGGCTGAAGTGCCAGATATTTTTCCCAGGATGGAAAGGTCGGCCAAAACAAAGCATGATTAACAGGTCTACAAATCTTAAATAAAAGAGCACTGGCAACAGGTTGAGCATATGATATGTATGGGAAGGGGCATCATTCCTTAGACATGAGTAATCGATAGCCTCAACCCAATATActaaagtttttatttgtattcttataACTTGTGCAAAACTATAACTGGCTCATGGACCAACACACTAAATTATGTTATATGAACTTGTACAGCTCTAAATACTGACTCTGGTCAGtttaaatgattgcacaatgagCTGTGACATACTAGCAACCCAGCAGATTTACAACCACACTGGTTAAAATCTTGACTGTGGAGACCAAGCCAACATGTAACCTCAGACCGATCACTTTCTCTAGAGCCTTAAAGACTCTAGACCTGTTTGCACAAGTATTCACCAGTACTGTCACAGTTTGtgcacacaataacacaataaaacacacgacaggtttaattctgtgaagattctcagtcatccacgTCTTCAGGGGTTGTGCAAGTGTACATATGCAACTGGACTTGATTTAGATTGTTGGAGACCTTTATCCCTCATCCCAGAGACTTCTTCTCTCAATGGAACTGAAGAAGCCTTcaggatgagaggtgaaacatcTTTAAGAAGCTCAAACAAGCACTGTGCTTGTGCTAAGCTACTCCCAGTAGCTTAAACATTGTTCATAATGGTAGAAATGGGTCTTTATTTCATCACGTTAAACAAAAGCATGAGACAATGAGGATAGACATCAAGAAACTACAATCACCAAACAACCTTACTCACACAAACTTCctcatcttcttttcttttactgacAAAATTGAATCCCTACAGGCCCCGTAATCATAAAACCTCAGAGCCCGGGACTCAAGTATTCTTTCTGCATATAACTGTTGTTGAAGAAATATTCAACCGGAGTCCAGTCTCAGAGTTTTCTGTAGTGATTTGAGTTTTATTGGTATTTCGTGATACGATGAGCCTGCTGAACAAAACGAATTTGAGACAACAGATTGTATTCACCCAGAGTGAAAGACACAGGGACagtggggggagagagggtgagcaGCTGGTATGCAAATTGTAATTGTGATCAAAAGCTACAGACGTGATTCACATTCACAGAGCTTACAGCCGAAAGGCAGGAAGTGGTTTCAGGGTAGGGGGCACTGTAAGGTGTGATGAGGTTGTTCATAAGAAGGGGAAGTGGATTCATGAAAACAGGAGGGGGTGCAGTCTTTCACACCAATCTGGATGTCACACCAGTGTCGAGAAAGCAGGGGGCTTAATACCCCCAATCAGTATTTTAATAGGATCGTTATTACAATGGGTAATCCACTACAATGGAATTCACCTGAACAATCATAAACAAAATAAGAATATGAATCAATAACAGACAGTGAAATCTAGAATATGTAGTGAGGCTTTCAATTTAATGGAGCGAACCCTGTGAGAtggttcaggcagccaactggagctgcgctgctccaatcatgtgacacacatcatgtgacatacctcattctccacaatcatctctTATACACATCCACCTTATTCCCTTATAttgtttcaattttttttttaaaagcaatgGAATATCCTAAAACAGCTGACCACGGCAAATCTCAGCCTCAATCAGAGTATAGTTGTAATTCACTGAGAGTTTGGGTCTGTAGTTGAATTTTCTACAACAAAATTATAATCACTGTACTTGATTAcgttctctttcttttcttcaattTTTTTGGAAGACACTTGTGTCCTCTGAGAAGTGAAAGCCAACTGAATCTTTGTCCACAATCATTGCACGTGTATGGTTTCTCTCCAGTGTTGACTCTCGTGTGTCCTCTCGCGTGTGATAGGGTACTAAACGCTCTACCACACACTGAACAGCTTAAGGGTTTCTCTCCAGTATGAACTCTGATGTGGAGAACTAATGCTCACtgcgctcccagaattcagactTACTTGTTGTCCCTAAAGTATCTAAAAGTGaagtaggagccagagctttcagctttCAGgatcctctcctgtggaatcatctcccagtttcagttcggAAGGCAGACAACCTCTATgtttaagagtagacttaaaacattccttttagataaagcttatagttagagttGGTCCAGGCCTGTCTTAGatctgctcttagttatgctgctataggtttagaatgtcgagggacacatgacacatggagcttctctttcctcttctccctccttatcacatcaaataaatgaacgtcacatcaatacatgttaccgacttgacttcttccctggagtccctgtgc
This genomic interval from Paralichthys olivaceus isolate ysfri-2021 chromosome 7, ASM2471397v2, whole genome shotgun sequence contains the following:
- the LOC109624249 gene encoding carbohydrate sulfotransferase 1-like; translated protein: MQCSWKSMVLLALASIAIQYTAIRTFSTKPLSLLCSVGLASTGQAVNCSLKDLTLEGSDRGCDEILSNTPSSPTFSLPTYDANKRTHILILATTRSGSSFVGQLFNQHPEVFYLFEPLFHVQSALLPRLVQSRSLAERRVMMGAARDLLRSLYHCHLISLENYIRPHPANHSTDKLFRRGASRSLCSPPVCEVPLGPDEQSLVLTDEGECGKRCGPLNVSLAADACRGKRHIAIKTVRIPQISDLRALIEDPRLNLKVVQLVRDPRGILASRVETFRDTYRLWRLWRATGRRPHNLDLGQINTVCEDFLRSVSMGLAKPAWLRGRYMLLRYEDIARFPVQKTRELYSFLGLVLDQSVEDWIINNTRGSSDLSSRHKFTTVRDSAANAENWRVKLSFDMVVYTQTVCQPLLEILGYKNVFHPRELKNFSHSLVEDRMFLPFF